CGGAAGGTGTGCCTCTTTCAAAGGGGGTGGGGCCATGGGGTCCGTCCTTTTTTCAGGGGAAACCGATATTTTTTCTTCACGGGGACGCGGTATTTCGACTTGGAGGGAGGGGATGTCAGCGTACTTTTTTCCCTCTTCTTGCATTTCATAGGGAGTGGGATTCCCCTGCGGGGCGATGATGGGTTCCGCCGATCCGAATCCTTCCCACTTGGACGTATTATTGGTCGTCGTCCCCCGCGCATCCTTTTTCCAAGGTGGAGCAAAAGATGGGGGTGCGGCGTCTTTCCCAGGAAGTGAACGAATATCCTTGGATGGGGTAACCACCTGGTTGGTTGATGGTGGTTTCAAATGTGGAGACGCCGGGGCTGAGGGTGGGGGAAAGGGTGATGTAAAAGAAGGAGGGGTCGTGGGGGTGGGGGTGGGAATCCCAACCCTCGTCGGTTGCAACACGATATCTTTTTCGGTGCTCGGAGGCATCGGTGCACGTTCGGGGATGATCGGCACAGAGGATGAGGGAGTAGAAGAAAGGGGGAAATCCTTTTTTTGTCCAGGAAGGATGGCTCGGGTTGGGCTGACGGTTCCTCGTGGGGCCATTTCCTGTTTGGGTCGCATGAAGGGGAGCATTTGGGCGAATGTGAATGGTTTTTTGGGTGGCGTGTTTAATGGCTTTGGATTCGATGCGATGGCGCGTTGGAGGGGGGTGGGCGGCTGTGCAGGTATAGTCGGCAATGGAGAAGCAGGGAGGAGAGATGGTCCCTGCGTCCGAATGGGAGAATAGAGTGGCGCATTTCCCGGTGATAAATTTTTTTGGGTCGATGAGAGACGGGGGGAAATGGACATGTTCTTGTTGGCGAATGGGCGCGCAGGAGTTATCGTTCCATGGGCACTCCCCTGCATCATGGTGGCTAACTGCTGGCGCATTTGACCTTGGGCGTTGGAGCTGGCGCGCGTGGGTTGGGAGGTAATCAAGGGTTGTCGTCTGGGTTTTGGTTTTCCGAATATCGCTTGGGCAACGCGCTGTCCCAATCCGGGTTGCGGTAATTTGGGAACGAGTTCTCCGTGGGAAATCTTTTCCCGACGTTGCTTGAGGAATTCGTCGATCTCATCCACATCCTCTGAAACGGGCATAGCTACCCAGACTTTTCCGACTATAAAAAAGAACGCTCATGCGCCAACCAAAAATCCCCAGCGGGATCCCCACGACTCCCAATGCAATCTCGGTAGGATCGGGTTCAGCCGCATTCATGAACGGAGGAGCTGTCGATCAAAAGAATTTCTCTTGCGGGAAAAATCAGTCTATTAAAAAAGGGCACCGCCTATTGGAGTAAGTGGTCTCATGCGCCAAAAATTCATCGACTGGTTTTTTTATGATCCCTTGTTCAAAAAGTTGAACGTGCGGACCGTATTAGATGTGGGATCGGAAAATGGTAAGATGATTAAATATTTCTCCAGACGGGGAGCTAAAGTCACGGCGATCGACCTGGAGCCCACGCGACCCGAAATCAAAAAGATGGACTTTTTGAATAATGTTTTCGCGGACGGACAGTTTGATTTGGTGTACAGTGCGCACACCATTGAACACATTCCCACCCCGGAAAAATTTTCTTTGGAAATGCTGCGTGTATCAAAACAATACGTGTGTCTTGTAGCTCCCTTACCGGGCAAGCAATTCTGGGATCAGCCCGATCATATTCGACCGTACACAAAAGAAACATTAAAACGCATTTTTCACTTGAATAAGTGGATCATCTGCAAAGAAATACGTTTTCCCGGGTTTGAGCCCATCGCTCTCGTGTTGTTTGACAAGAAGGATTCACGCCTCGTTCGAAATTGAAGCGAATCATTGCTTCATAATCTTTCGCAAGGATCTGAAAGTATACCCATTTTCCACGCTTCCTGAAACGACACGCTTCTTAGGAATCGCGGATACGTATGGTGCGATATACCCGCGGAACACCGCCTCCAATTTTGCATTTATGGGATTTCGGCGTTTTTCCCTTCATGGTTCGACATTCGCGTTCCACAATTTTGATAGCTGGTTCAACGCGGGTTTTTGTGCACACAGGAAGCTCTGGTGCTATTGATACTGTTTGAATGTCGCCGCATACTGAGCCAGCATGCGATTAGGTTTTATAGGAGCGAGTTCATGCGGGTAGAAAAGAAGGAACAATTTCCTGTCCCCAAAAAGTCCTCTCCCAACCTCTTTCTTTTCTCCGAATGCGGGTGCGCGCATTTTTGATCGAACTTCCGGGTAAAACCAAAAAGGTTTTGCGGGCCTCGCAGAACAACGTTCTGCAAGGTTTTTCAAAAAGTTCGTTTTACTTGCGGCGCTGCGAATAGGCCAACAGCAATCCCGCGAGGACAAGGACGATTCCCAGTCCAATCACAGGATTGGTAATGAAACCCAAGAGTCCGGTGGCGGGCGAACCAGCATTCGGGACCTCGTTCGCGATGGGTAAAATACTCCCGCGCGGAATGCCCGCTTCGCCCAATGCGATTTCTGTGGGATTGGGTTCCACCGTGTTCACGAACGTGGGGGCTGATGTCAAGGGGGTATTCGTTCCATCTCCTGACGCGGGTGGGGACAAAGAAAGATTGTTCCCTTGCCATAAAGGATTGAATGAGAACAGGGGCACAGGGCCGCTTGATCCATCGTCATCATCATCCGTGGACGATTGCGTGCTGGGGCCTTCACAATTATCCCCTTCGCAGATCGTGGGATTAGTGTTCTGCCCATTCGTCGGAGTGCATCCGATGGTGCCGACGGCGCAGGGCGCTGGCTGGCAATTAATGGTTCCCTCTACTGGACAGGGGTCCTTGGGAGGGCAATTGGAATCGCCGTTTAACTCACAAGGATTAGGTTGATTGCAATCCGGTTCATTCACCGGACATGGATCCGTTACTTCTTTATCGCGTATCCGGCGGCCGCTAGAGCCAGGTCCGCTGGGTCCTTGAGGCGCGGGGGCCGCATCGATGCTCTGGGCCGATGTATTTCCTGTAGAAGGTGAAGATGATTCGGTGTTACTGGCAGGTGGCGCGGGTGCGGAATTGTTTCCCCCATCATTGCTTGAGGTTGTGCGCGTTGATTCATTTGTTGGCGTGGTGGGTGCCGGAGCCGATTCCGTGGCACCGGTGCCTGAAGATCCCGAATCATTTGTCGTCGCCGGAGCGTCGGGCGCGCTGTCGGCGAATCCAAAGGGTGACAGCATCAGGCTCATCACGATGAGGACCATTCCCAGTTTCATTCCGTTCATTCTCAATCAGCTCCTTCCAATTAGATGATGGTGATTTCAATCTTTTAATGTATACGTTTTAAATGAAATTGCGTTAACGACCTCAATTCATACGGCGATTGTAGAATTAAAACCTTCCTCCGAACCCTCCGCCCCCCGTGCTTCCTCCCCCAAATCCCCCAAATCCCCCACCGCCTCGTCCGAAGCCGCTCCCGATATACCCCCCTCCGATGCCCCTTCCCCTCCCAAGCGAAGGAGAGTTACCGGAATGAGATAAGTCCGTGGGGAGGGGTTGAAAGAGCGCCACGTACAGGAAATAGAGGCTCGTGAGTAATGCCCCATGAAACACATTGAGAGTGAGGGCAGTGAATATTCCCCCGATGCTGAAGAAAAGGAGCCCGGTGAAAAAATAGAGGATGACATTGGCAGCCCGCATTTTTTTCTTTTGGGGATCTCCTGCACTATTTTTCCAAATTTTGAATAGGATTATTGCAAAAAGACCCAGTGCGATTACCGTCGACCATCTTTCGGTTTCAGGAAAGGCGACGGAAAAAGAATCCGCTTGCGCAATGACATCCGGATCCCCCCGCACGTACCCTTCCATCGTTATCACCCCTGCTTCCAACCCACCCGCAAAATCCCCTTCTTGGAAGAATGGGACCATTTTTCCTTCGGCGATCTGCCGGAGACGCGCATCCGGGAGCATCCCTTCCAATCCATATCCTGTTTCGATGAAGTAGGACCGTTCCTGCAGGGCGATGACGATCAGCAAACCTGTGTCCTTCTGGGCCTCCCCAATTTTCCATGCCTCAAACACGCGCGTAGTGAATTCGAAAATATCCCCTCCTTCCAAAGTGGGAATGGTGAGCACCACCATCTCCACCCCAGTCTCCTCATCCAATGTTTTCAGCCGGGTTTCAAGTAACCCTTGTTGATCTGGAGGAATGATGTTGGCGGTGTCCGTGATGTATCCTTGCGGCAACGGCACGGCCTGGGCCGCGACGGTGGCTCCCAGAACGAGGAGAAAAATCAATACCCCTATTTTCATTTTCCACATGATCATGATATCTCATCACGTGAAATCAGTAGGAACAATGGGCGCGTTCTCAGCCCCGGCCACGGATTCGAAGAAGGGCTTGGCCTCTCTATCTCCCACGAAAAATGAGTTGGGGATGAGACGGATGTAGGTGTTGTATTCCCGCACCGCATCATTATACCGCTTACGGGACACACTGATGCGGTTCTCCGTTCCTTCGAGTTGCGCCATCAAATCGCGAAAGGCTTGGGTGGCCGTCAGCTCGGGATAGTTTTCAAATGTCAATATGATTTTCGACAGGGTGCTTTCCAGTTGGTTGGCGGTTTGAACTTGTGAGTCCACAGTGCCCCCTTGCTGCCATTGGGTGCGAAGTTGGGTTATCTCCGTCAGCGTTTCCTGCTCGAATCCCGCGACTCCTTTCACGGTGTTCACCAAATTAGGGATAAGGTCCACCCGGCGCTGGTAATCCGCCTGCACATTGGCCCACTCCCCATCGACCGCTAAATCGCGTTGCGTGGCCCCATTGTATATCCCCATGACCCATAGCCCGAGGAAGAGAACCAATACCACGGCAATGCCCACTGGGGCGACCCAATTGGGTAATCCTTTTTCGGCCATGCTTTTCCCTCCAGAATGTAATCCTGAAACCCCAATGAGAATAAAAGAGGAAGAGAAAAGGAGATTAAAAAAGGAAAAAGGGGGGATAGCCCCCCCCGGTCTACCTAGTGATTGCTGGCCAGGTTCCAGACGGCTTTAATCCCCACGATCACGGCAGCGGGTGCCATGAGGGCGGCGATGTAGGCGAATATGCTTCCCAGCGGGGGTCCCACGATGGGGATCAGGGTCCAATTGACGGCTCCCGCCACCAACAGGGCGATGACCGCTACCAGGAAGGATGTAATCTCTTTATCGCTGATGTTCAGCAGTCCGATGATGGCACCCAAGATCACGAAGATCAATGGTAACCAGTTCGCGGCCTCGCCGAAGCTTTGCCCCAGGATTCCAGCGATGATGGCGAGAACCACCCCGATGATGAATGCCCAGGATCCAATCTTCTGCTCCATTGATGAAACACCTCCTCAGTGTTTCCCTGCAGACCATAAGCCCGCGGGGGTTCATCTACTCCACTTCCTGAATTATGTCCTTTTAATAAACATTCTTTTTTGGAGCCGTATTTGCGGCAAAGAGCGAAAATAAAGCGGGTAATCTGAATTCTTGGAAAAAAGAAAGAGGGAGCACGGTTTCTATTCTAATTGGACTTGGATGTTCGCCAATACCTGGCGCAATAATACCCATAACCCTCTCATGGTTGGAGGAAAAAAAAATCCTATTATTTTTAAGGAAAAAAAGCCCTTTATTTATCGCGCAATTCAATCTCGATATGCACGTTTTCGGGGATGTCCACGCGCATGACCCGGCGTAGCGTGCGCTCGTCCGCCTGAATATCGATCAGGCGCTTGTGTACGCGCATCTGCCATTTCTCGAATGTCTCCGTTCCCCCACCGCATGGGGATTTGCGCGTGGGCAAAATCAATTTTTTGGTGGGCAGGGGCACTAATCCCGAATGCTTGACCCCCGTCCGATCCGCGACGTCCAATATCTTCCCTGAAATGTCTTGGAGGGAATCCAGGCTGGGGCTCGTCAATTTGATACGGGCATTCTGCATGAATCATCCCTCAAAAAAATCACTCGCGGGGCGTGACTTGCATCACGACCCCGGCGGCGACCGTCGCTCCCATATCCCGCACGGCAAATCTTCCGAGGGAAGGGAATTTCTTGAACTCTTCCACGACCAGCGGGCGCTGCGGCACGATTTTCACGATGGCCGCATCCCCGGTCTTGAGGAACTTAGGATTCTCTTCCGCCGCTTGCCCGGTCTTGGGGTCGATGCGCTTCTGCAATTCCGCGAAGGTACAGGACATTTGGGCCGTGTGCATGTGGAACACGGGGGTGTATCCTTGGGGGATAGCAGTGGGGTGGTTCAGCACAACAATCTGGGCGATGAACTCCTTCGCAACGGTCGGGGCATTCTGCGGGTGTCCCACGACGTCCCCGCGGTTAATATCCTTCCGTTCCAGCCCCCGGACATTGAACCCCACATTATCCCCTGGAATGGCTTGCGTGAGTTGTTCGTGATGCGCCTCAAGGGATTTTATTTCCCCTTGGGCCTTGGAGGGCATGACGATAATTTTGTCCCCCGGCTTGGCGATCCCGGTTTCCACGCGTCCTACTGGCACGGTGCCCACTCCCTTGATGGAGTAGACATCCTGGATGGGCAGCCGCAGGGGCTTGTCGGTGGGCAGGGTGGGCGCCGTCAGTTCGTCCAGGCGCTGGAGCAAGGTCTTCCCTTTATACCAGGGCATGTTGGTGCTGGCCTTGGCGACATTATCCCCGATCCATGCGGAAACGGGAACATAGTCCACTTGTTCGTCCTTGAAGCCCACCATCTTTACGAGCTTATGCATCTCTTCTTTGCGCTTGTTGAACTCTTCTTCCTTATACCCTATTTCATCCATCTTATTGATGGCAACTGTCAGGGATTTGATTCCCATCACGTTGGCTAAAAACGCGTGTTCCTTTGTTTGAGGCTGTGGGCCGTCTTTTGCTGACACCACGAGCACGGCGGAGTCCGCCTGGGAGGTGCCGGTGATCATGTTCTTGACGAAGTCCCGGTGTCCCGGGGCGTCGATGATAGTGAAATCGTGCTTCTGTCCCTTGAACTTCTTGTAGGACAGGTCGATGGTGACCCCGCGCTCCCGCTCTTCCTTGAGGGAGTCCATCACATAGGCGAAGGCGAATGAGCCTTTTCCCTTGGCTTCGGCTTCTTCCTTGATCTTGCGGTACTCATTCTCTGGGAGGGCGCCCGTGTCGTACATGAACCGCCCGACGAGGGTGGATTTACCATGGTCGACGTGACCGATGAAAATCAAGTTGATGTGGGATCTTTCAGCCATATTTTTCTCCTCCAAACTTTTTAGGAAAAAGTTTGATCAAAAAACTTCCCCCCCTTCTATGAGAATGAAACTGATGCCCATTCCCATGCCAATGGGGAAAAGCCCGATCGGAACCTTTTTCCGTGTGTTTTTCCCGCACCAAAGGGATTAGCCACCCTTTCCAGCACGTATAGCCAATTCCCCCTGGCAATCATTTAAATAGGTAATGGCCACGGTGGGCATCCTGCCATCTCTTAGTGGTTAAAGATCAATGGGGGAAGACCCTCTGCAATCCCTCACGGCACTTTTGTTCCAAGGGAGTGGAAAGTTCCATCGTAGGTTTTTTCCCATATCAAGATGATTTTATTTCCGCATGGACTTTTCAGGTTTAGACCCTGGTCGAAACGCCACGGCGAGAAAAAAAGTTGCCCGGCCCCCAGAGTATTTACCATAATTTATTCCACCAATTTTTATTCCACTAATTACCCGTCATTATCATACAATTGGTGATACAACCGATAGAAGTCGCGGGTGGTATTGGTCATGGAATAGGCGTCCGTTTCGGGGTACAGGTCATCCGGCAAAGGGAAGTAGGATGAGATAGCTATATCATCCGGGTCGCCCCCGGCTGCCTTGAAATCAACCAAATCCCGGAGGGTGTTTTCATA
The sequence above is drawn from the Candidatus Diapherotrites archaeon genome and encodes:
- a CDS encoding LemA family protein codes for the protein MAEKGLPNWVAPVGIAVVLVLFLGLWVMGIYNGATQRDLAVDGEWANVQADYQRRVDLIPNLVNTVKGVAGFEQETLTEITQLRTQWQQGGTVDSQVQTANQLESTLSKIILTFENYPELTATQAFRDLMAQLEGTENRISVSRKRYNDAVREYNTYIRLIPNSFFVGDREAKPFFESVAGAENAPIVPTDFT
- the tuf gene encoding translation elongation factor EF-1 subunit alpha, with the translated sequence MAERSHINLIFIGHVDHGKSTLVGRFMYDTGALPENEYRKIKEEAEAKGKGSFAFAYVMDSLKEERERGVTIDLSYKKFKGQKHDFTIIDAPGHRDFVKNMITGTSQADSAVLVVSAKDGPQPQTKEHAFLANVMGIKSLTVAINKMDEIGYKEEEFNKRKEEMHKLVKMVGFKDEQVDYVPVSAWIGDNVAKASTNMPWYKGKTLLQRLDELTAPTLPTDKPLRLPIQDVYSIKGVGTVPVGRVETGIAKPGDKIIVMPSKAQGEIKSLEAHHEQLTQAIPGDNVGFNVRGLERKDINRGDVVGHPQNAPTVAKEFIAQIVVLNHPTAIPQGYTPVFHMHTAQMSCTFAELQKRIDPKTGQAAEENPKFLKTGDAAIVKIVPQRPLVVEEFKKFPSLGRFAVRDMGATVAAGVVMQVTPRE
- a CDS encoding TPM domain-containing protein; this encodes MIMWKMKIGVLIFLLVLGATVAAQAVPLPQGYITDTANIIPPDQQGLLETRLKTLDEETGVEMVVLTIPTLEGGDIFEFTTRVFEAWKIGEAQKDTGLLIVIALQERSYFIETGYGLEGMLPDARLRQIAEGKMVPFFQEGDFAGGLEAGVITMEGYVRGDPDVIAQADSFSVAFPETERWSTVIALGLFAIILFKIWKNSAGDPQKKKMRAANVILYFFTGLLFFSIGGIFTALTLNVFHGALLTSLYFLYVALFQPLPTDLSHSGNSPSLGRGRGIGGGYIGSGFGRGGGGFGGFGGGSTGGGGFGGRF
- a CDS encoding class I SAM-dependent methyltransferase produces the protein MRQKFIDWFFYDPLFKKLNVRTVLDVGSENGKMIKYFSRRGAKVTAIDLEPTRPEIKKMDFLNNVFADGQFDLVYSAHTIEHIPTPEKFSLEMLRVSKQYVCLVAPLPGKQFWDQPDHIRPYTKETLKRIFHLNKWIICKEIRFPGFEPIALVLFDKKDSRLVRN
- the rpsJ gene encoding 30S ribosomal protein S10 — translated: MQNARIKLTSPSLDSLQDISGKILDVADRTGVKHSGLVPLPTKKLILPTRKSPCGGGTETFEKWQMRVHKRLIDIQADERTLRRVMRVDIPENVHIEIELRDK